One Candidatus Melainabacteria bacterium RIFOXYA2_FULL_32_9 genomic window, AGAATTGACAACAGGATCTAATGCGTTTACTGAAAGTTCTAACTTGATTATAAACGTCAGACCGCAAGTACCTTTGCTAACAGACGTGTTAACACAACTGCCTACATTTGAATATCTTCCTGAAAAAGAAAGGTTCCGTGTCACTGTTCATGCTGATGCAACAAGCCAATGCGCTACAGGAAAGGCAGAATCATATTTTATTTACTCATTTGGCGGCGAGGCTTTGACAGGAAAAACCACAAGCCAAATAGTTGATATCCCCAGTGAAATATCCGCGGAAATCCCGACTGNNNNNNNNNNNNNNNNNNNNNNNNNNNNNNNNNNNNNNNNNNNNNNNNNNNNNNNNNNNNNNNNNNNNNNNNNNNNNNNNNNNNNNNNNNNNNNNNNNNNNNNNNNNNNNNNNNNNNNNNNNNNNNNNNNNNNNNNNNNNNNNNNNNNNNNNNNNNNNNNNNNNNNNNNNNNNNNNNNNNNNNNNNNNNNNTATATGCATTGGAGAAGGGGAATTAACTTTTTTAAAGTTGTATAAAGAACTTTTGAATAATGACAAAAATTTTGCCGACATTCCTAACCTTGCTTACAAAGAAAATGGTAATGTCATTATGCCAAGAAACATTCATATGGAAGCTAATTTGGATATTTTACCCTATCCTGATTATAAATTTATAGACAGTTATATGCTTAAAGACGGTTTCATTCAAAAAATACCTCAAGACAAAGAATTACGAAAAGCTTTCTTTAACCTGAGTTTATTTTTATATTACAGCTCAAGAGGATGTCCTAATGCTTGTGCTTATTGCTCAAATTCTCTGTATCATAAAATAGCAAAAGAAACCAAAAATAAATGGTATAGAACTTTATCGCCGAAGCGAATAATTGAAGAAATAAAAGAAATTTCAAAATATCTTGCAATGGATATTTTTTGGTTTAACGATGATGATTTTATGGCAAGAAGTGTTGAAGAGATAGAAGAAGTATGTAAATTCATAAGAGAAGAGCTGAATGTCCCTATTTTTATTAACGCAACTCCTAACTCTGTAACAAAAGAAAAAATGGATATTTTATCCAGATCAGGTGTAAAACATATAGCATTTGGCATACAAACCGGATCTGACAGGGTTTTAAGGAAATTTTATACAAGACCTGTTTTTTCAGATACAGTTAGAGAGTCTGCAAAGCTTATATCAAATTATTACAAAGATGGCATTGTGGTTGATTATGGTTTTATTTTAGAAAACCCGTATGAAGATAATTATGATTTAAGGGAAACTTTCAATTTATTTTTGGATTTACCTAAACCTGTTACCTTGTCCCTTTATTCGTTATTATTTTTTCCAAGCACTAAACTTACAATAAGAGCCTTAAATGAAAAAGTTATTATGGAGAATGATGTAGCTATAAATAAAGATTACAGAAGTGAAATTTCACCTTGTTTTGTGCATACTTTATTTCAGGCTTTTTATGAATTAAATATTCCAAAATCATATTATAAAATTTTCTTAAGTGATGAAATCTTTATATCAGAAGAAAATTGTTACCCAAGACTCTTATTAGCAAATTATTTTATAAATAAGACTATAAGACAAATAGCAATTGATAATGAAAAACAATACAAAAAAACTAGGGAATACAAAGAAATTTTACAAAAAGCAGGGAAAAACGCTGCTCTCTTTTATGTTGCGGTGATAGAAATCTCAAAAAATTATAAAAAACCAACAAATATATTAAAAGACAATGAGAATGAAGAACTTACACTTTGTTACCAAAACGATCTGGAAATAGGGTTTAAAAGTCGTTACATCATTCGCATACAAAAAAGTAAAGGAAAAATAGAATATTATCCAAAATCTGAATTAAAATCAGATTTTTCGCAAAATTCTTTATATAATGAAGTGGGGAAAAATTCAGAACCCACTTTAAAAAATCTCATAAAATATCCCAAAAGAACTATAAGAAGAGTAATTAAGGATGCTGTTAAATGCAAATAATTTCACATAGAGGATACTGGAAGACACTGGAAGAAAAGAATACAGAGATTGCTTTTAGAAGATCTTTTGAAATGGGGTTTGGAACGGAAACAGATATTAGAGATATTGCAGGAACTCTGGTAATATCCCATGATCCTCCTAAGGGTAGTGAGATGCCTTTTGATAGATTTCTTCAGATATACAGTGAATATGACAAAAGTTTATATCTTGCTCTTAATATCAAATCGGATGGATTACAAAACGAGCTTAAAAGGCTTATTAATAAATATAATATCCAAAATTATTTTGTTTTTGATATGTCAATTCCTGATACAATTGGCTATATAAATCAAGGTTTAAACGTATTTTCAAGAAGTAGTGAATATGAAAAAGATCTGCCTTTTTATGGCAAATCCACGGGTGTTTGGATGGATTGTTTTAATTCTGATTGTATAACAAACGATAAAATAGAATATCATCTTAATAACAGTAAACAAGTCTGTATTGTTTCTAGTGAATTGCACAAAAGAGAACATATATTGGCATGGAAGCAATATAAAAAATTGAATACTCAAAATATAATGCTTTGCACAGATTATCCACAACAGGCAAAGGAGTTTTTCAATGGACCAAATTAAAGCAATAATTTTTGATATGGATGGAGTTCTGGTGGATGCCAAGGAATGGCATTATGAAGCTCTTAATAAGGCTTTAAATTTATTTGGATTTAGCATAAGCAGATATGATCATCTGGTAACTTATGATGGCTTGCCTACAAGGAAAAAGCTTGAGATGCTTTCGATGGAAAGAGGTTTACCAAAAGGATTACATGGTTTTATTAATAGAATGAAGCAAGTATATACTACTGAATACATTTTTAATAAATGTAAACCGCTTTTTTTCCACGAATATGCATTATCACATCTTAAAAATAACGGGTATAGACTTGCTGTTGCTTCAAACTCCATAAGACAAACAGTCGATCTTATGATGGAAAAAAGTAGCTTACAGCAATATCTGGATTTTACTTTAAGCAATGAGGATGTATCCAACAGCAAACCTCATCCTGAAATTTACCAGACAGCAATAAGTAAATTAAGGTTAGATCCTCAGGAATGCCTTATTGTTGAGGATAATGAAAATGGAATAAAAGCAGCAAAAGCCAGTGGAGCTAATCTGCTTGTTGTAAAGTCAGTCGAAGACGTTAACCTTACAAATATTATGAATAGAATAATGGAAATAGAGGGAATAAATGAATATTCTGGTATTATTGGCGGGTAATTCAACTGATTTTTTTAATAAAGGTTATCTGTACCCAAAATATTTAACAGAAATACAAGGAAAACCGCTTGTTGAGTACGTAATAAACAGTTATGAAAAATTAAAGGAAGCAAACTTTATTTTTACTGTTTTAAAAGAAGATAGTGACAGATTTCATCTTAATAATGTCATAAACCTTTTAATTCCTAATGCCAAGATTGTAAATGTTGAAAATGTTACTAAAGGTGCTGCCTGTACAGCATTACTAGCAGTCGAACATATAAATAATGATGAACCTCTTTTAATTGTTAATGGTGATCAGATACTGGAAGTTGATTTTACTCAGGTAATTAATTCTTTTACACAGCAAGATTTAGCTGGCGGAATAATTACCTTTGATTCTGTACATCCCAGATGGTCTTATGTAAGGCTTGGAGATGATAATCTGGTTATCGAAGCTGCAGAAAAAAGACCTATCAGCAGGCATGCCACAGCCGGTGTATATTACTTTAAAAGAGGTAAAGATTTTGTAGAATCTGCAATGGATATGATTGAGAAGGATGCCAGTGTAAATGATCTTTATTATGTCTGCCCTTCATACAATGAGATGATCCTTAAGCAGCACAAAATAGGAACCTACAATATTGATAGGGAACAATACATTTCAGTAGCAGCTCCTGAAGATATATCAAGCTTTTTAAAACATTTGGAAAATAAAAAGGAGACCTGTAAAAGATGAATTTTAATATAATTGTCCCAATGGCCGGTGCCGGCAGTAGATTTACTCAGGCCGGTTATAAAAAGCCAAAACCTTTTATAGATGTTCTTGGAAAACCAATGATTCTTCATGTACTTGAAAATTTAAATATTAAAAATGCAAGATATATTCTTATTTGCAGAGAAGAACATTTATTAAGCGAACCTGATACTGTTAAAGAGCTGGAAAATAATTATAATATTGAATTTATACCGATTAATTACCTTACAGAAGGGGCAGCCTGCACAGTATTACACGCTCATAAATTTATTAATAATGACGAACCTTTATTAATTGCTAATAGTGATCAGATTGTTGATATGAATATTTCCGATTATATTCAGGATAATTTTGAAAGAAATCTGGATGGCTCTATTCTTACTTTTGAAGATAATCATCCTAAATGGAGTTTTGCAAAAATTGATGCTAATGGCATAGTTACTGAAGTTAAGGAAAAAGAGCCTATAAGTAACTATGCTACTGTTGGAATTTATTTATTTACAAAAGGAAGAACTTTTGTAGAATCTGCAATAGATATGATTGTTAGAAATGACAGGGTAAATAATGAGTTTTATGTATGTCCTGTCTATAATTATTCAATCAAAGAAGGCTCTAAAATAGGCATTTATAACATTGATAAAGATCAAATGCATGGTACAGGCACTCCTGAAGACCTGAATCTTTATATTGATTTTAAGAAAGGACTTGCCTCCGTATGAAAATAGCTAAACTGGATGATATGATAAAAGGCTGGTTTGTCGGGAATTTCAATCCTACTTTATA contains:
- a CDS encoding HAD family hydrolase — encoded protein: MDQIKAIIFDMDGVLVDAKEWHYEALNKALNLFGFSISRYDHLVTYDGLPTRKKLEMLSMERGLPKGLHGFINRMKQVYTTEYIFNKCKPLFFHEYALSHLKNNGYRLAVASNSIRQTVDLMMEKSSLQQYLDFTLSNEDVSNSKPHPEIYQTAISKLRLDPQECLIVEDNENGIKAAKASGANLLVVKSVEDVNLTNIMNRIMEIEGINEYSGIIGG
- a CDS encoding lipopolysaccharide biosynthesis protein gives rise to the protein MNFNIIVPMAGAGSRFTQAGYKKPKPFIDVLGKPMILHVLENLNIKNARYILICREEHLLSEPDTVKELENNYNIEFIPINYLTEGAACTVLHAHKFINNDEPLLIANSDQIVDMNISDYIQDNFERNLDGSILTFEDNHPKWSFAKIDANGIVTEVKEKEPISNYATVGIYLFTKGRTFVESAIDMIVRNDRVNNEFYVCPVYNYSIKEGSKIGIYNIDKDQMHGTGTPEDLNLYIDFKKGLASV